One Candidatus Sulfurimonas baltica DNA segment encodes these proteins:
- a CDS encoding PAS domain S-box protein gives MAILTASIIIFLTAIPISYHAAKYNIDIDLITRGAGFGYVGSTITSLIYASFSFIFFALEAAIMAQALELYFGLPLAWGYLLSSLIIIPLVFYGITLINKLHLWTQPIWLLMMIAPFVAVLLKEPQAVETFLNFNGTISGSSEFNIYYFGFAVGVSLALIAQIGEQVDYLRFMPSLTKENRFKWWTSMLIAGPGWIILGFLKQMGGILLAGLVLLAGFSLHEAKTPIQMYYTGYQYIFDNPQIALAAATFFVVVSQIKINVTNAYAGSLAWSNFFSRVTHSHPGRVVWMVFNIGIALLLMELGLFDALESVLGLYSNVAIAWISAITADLIINKPLGLSPKIIEFKRAYLYNFNPVGVGSMGIASVVSILSFMGMFGDMAQSYSSIIAMFMAFSLSPLIAYMTKGKYYIARPNTLQDTEETNYHCEICDNDYEKEDMSYCPLHEVEICSLCCSLDSLCHDVCKKSSQKSLREQTGNLIGKLFFGKISTMASLRIFDFTIILSLLLFTIVIAIWMVYSSQIKHLSPDVIIYFKESFTTIFFIIALIVSTLVWWVLLLQENRLLAEDELEEQNEILKKQKDVLSQQTQMIKQTHDSMISTDLEGNILTWNHGSELLFGYKEEEAIGKHISMVYRKEDLEDFSSSIETLMQTGAYSSELQFITKSKKTVWASLSISLLRDETGTPIQMVGYAQDITKRHELGKELKSSHEMLSKLSQNVPGAIYQYRLFPDGHASFPYASNGIREVYEVEPKDIVNDAQPVFDILHPDDLEMIATSIRHSANTMNDWSIQYRVNLPIKGVRWLEGFSKPEKLEDGSILWNGYINDITDRKNAENELSKQKIF, from the coding sequence TTGGCAATTCTTACTGCATCTATTATTATATTTTTAACAGCTATTCCTATAAGTTATCATGCCGCTAAATACAATATAGATATTGACCTTATTACACGAGGTGCTGGATTTGGTTATGTTGGTTCAACTATCACTTCGCTTATCTATGCCTCTTTTAGTTTTATATTTTTTGCACTAGAAGCTGCAATTATGGCACAAGCTCTTGAACTCTATTTTGGACTTCCTTTAGCTTGGGGATATTTACTTAGTTCACTCATTATTATCCCCTTAGTTTTTTATGGAATAACACTGATAAATAAACTTCATTTATGGACTCAGCCCATTTGGTTACTAATGATGATTGCACCTTTTGTGGCAGTTTTACTTAAGGAACCTCAAGCCGTAGAGACATTCTTGAATTTTAATGGAACCATTTCTGGAAGTAGTGAATTTAATATTTACTATTTTGGCTTTGCAGTAGGGGTATCTCTTGCACTTATTGCTCAAATAGGCGAACAAGTTGATTACTTACGATTTATGCCATCTTTAACAAAAGAGAATCGCTTTAAATGGTGGACATCGATGTTAATAGCTGGTCCAGGATGGATTATACTTGGCTTTTTAAAGCAGATGGGTGGTATATTATTAGCAGGTCTTGTTCTTCTAGCCGGGTTCTCTTTACATGAAGCAAAAACTCCTATTCAGATGTACTACACGGGATATCAGTATATTTTTGATAATCCCCAAATTGCTTTAGCTGCTGCAACATTTTTTGTAGTGGTTTCTCAGATTAAGATTAATGTTACAAATGCTTATGCAGGTTCACTTGCCTGGTCTAACTTCTTTTCTCGTGTAACGCATTCTCATCCAGGTCGTGTTGTTTGGATGGTCTTTAATATAGGTATTGCTCTTCTTCTAATGGAACTTGGACTTTTTGATGCACTTGAGAGTGTTCTTGGACTTTATTCAAATGTAGCTATTGCGTGGATTAGTGCGATTACAGCAGATTTAATTATCAACAAGCCACTAGGACTAAGTCCAAAAATTATTGAGTTTAAACGTGCTTATCTTTACAACTTTAATCCTGTTGGTGTTGGAAGTATGGGTATAGCATCAGTTGTCTCGATTCTTAGCTTTATGGGAATGTTTGGAGATATGGCTCAGAGTTACTCTTCTATTATTGCTATGTTTATGGCATTTTCTCTTTCCCCTTTAATCGCTTATATGACAAAAGGGAAATATTATATAGCTCGTCCAAATACACTACAAGATACCGAGGAAACAAATTATCATTGTGAAATATGTGACAATGATTATGAAAAAGAAGATATGTCCTATTGTCCTTTACATGAAGTTGAAATATGTTCTTTATGCTGTTCTTTGGATTCTCTTTGTCATGATGTATGTAAAAAAAGCAGTCAGAAATCTCTTCGTGAACAAACAGGGAACTTAATTGGAAAACTATTCTTTGGAAAAATATCTACTATGGCATCGCTAAGAATATTTGACTTTACGATTATCCTTTCTTTACTGCTCTTTACAATAGTTATTGCTATTTGGATGGTTTACTCTTCACAAATTAAACATCTAAGCCCAGATGTAATTATATACTTTAAAGAATCATTTACAACTATCTTTTTTATTATTGCACTTATCGTAAGTACACTAGTCTGGTGGGTTTTACTACTTCAAGAAAATAGACTATTAGCTGAAGATGAACTTGAAGAACAAAATGAGATACTTAAAAAACAAAAAGATGTTTTATCTCAGCAAACGCAAATGATAAAACAGACACATGACAGTATGATTTCTACAGATTTAGAAGGTAATATACTTACTTGGAATCATGGTTCGGAATTACTCTTTGGATATAAGGAAGAAGAAGCCATTGGAAAACATATATCTATGGTATATCGAAAAGAAGACCTAGAAGATTTTTCCTCAAGTATAGAAACTTTAATGCAAACAGGTGCATATAGTTCAGAGCTACAATTTATTACAAAATCCAAAAAAACAGTATGGGCATCTCTCTCGATTTCATTACTAAGAGATGAAACTGGAACGCCCATACAAATGGTTGGTTATGCTCAAGATATCACAAAAAGACATGAACTAGGTAAAGAACTTAAATCTAGTCATGAAATGTTAAGTAAACTTAGCCAAAATGTACCTGGGGCTATTTATCAGTACAGACTTTTCCCAGATGGACATGCAAGCTTTCCTTATGCTAGTAATGGAATAAGAGAGGTATATGAAGTTGAGCCTAAAGATATAGTCAATGATGCCCAACCAGTATTTGATATTTTACATCCAGATGACTTGGAGATGATAGCAACTTCTATTCGACACTCAGCTAACACTATGAATGACTGGAGTATACAATATAGAGTTAATTTACCAATAAAAGGTGTGCGTTGGCTGGAAGGATTCTCAAAACCTGAAAAACTTGAAGATGGAAGTATTTTATGGAATGGATATATTAATGATATAACCGATAGAAAGAATGCAGAGAATGAACTCAGTAAACAAAAAATATTTTAG
- a CDS encoding putative bifunctional diguanylate cyclase/phosphodiesterase, whose protein sequence is MLDHQAHHDALTGLPNRVLFNDRLSQAIEKSKRNKLKLALLFIDLDHFKEINDSLGHDIGDEILKEVTHRLRGTIRDEDTVARLGGDEFTVILEDLNQGQDASSIAAKLLESLAKSMHINDNVLYVSSSIGISIYPDDGVSAKDLLKFADSAMYKAKDDGRNNFQYYNASMTELAFERVVMETSLRAALKNNEFIVYYQPQVNGATDKLIGMEALVRWQHPTMGLVAPDKFIPLAESTGLIVELDRYVMKRAMMQISQWYEQGLNPGVLAMNLAIKQFQRQDFIPMFKELMQETNCQAEWLELEVTEGKIMTHPEESIKILNEISDLGIELAVDDFGTGYSSLAYLKRLPIDKLKIDQAFIRDLPDDEEDAVITKAVIALSKSLNLKVIAEGVETKEQRDFLVENGCKKIQGYFYSKPIPADELELILRNGF, encoded by the coding sequence ATTTTAGACCATCAAGCACATCATGATGCCTTAACAGGATTACCCAACAGAGTTCTTTTTAACGATAGACTTTCTCAAGCTATAGAAAAATCTAAACGTAATAAATTAAAATTAGCATTACTTTTTATAGACCTAGACCACTTTAAAGAGATAAACGATTCACTCGGTCATGACATAGGGGATGAAATTTTAAAAGAAGTTACACATAGACTCAGGGGAACAATAAGAGATGAAGATACAGTAGCAAGACTTGGTGGAGATGAGTTTACAGTAATACTAGAAGACCTAAATCAAGGACAAGATGCTTCTTCTATAGCAGCTAAACTATTAGAGAGTTTAGCTAAATCTATGCATATCAATGACAATGTTCTATATGTATCAAGTAGTATTGGAATCAGTATTTATCCTGACGATGGAGTATCTGCTAAAGACCTTCTTAAGTTTGCGGATTCTGCAATGTATAAAGCAAAAGATGATGGGAGAAATAACTTCCAATATTATAACGCTAGCATGACAGAATTAGCATTTGAAAGAGTTGTAATGGAGACAAGTTTAAGAGCTGCTTTAAAAAACAATGAATTTATAGTCTACTATCAACCACAAGTAAATGGTGCTACAGATAAGCTCATAGGAATGGAAGCATTAGTTAGATGGCAACACCCAACTATGGGCTTAGTAGCTCCAGATAAGTTCATCCCCCTTGCGGAATCTACAGGACTAATAGTTGAATTAGATAGATATGTTATGAAAAGAGCAATGATGCAAATATCACAGTGGTATGAGCAAGGGCTCAACCCTGGAGTATTAGCAATGAATCTTGCTATAAAACAATTTCAAAGACAAGACTTTATCCCAATGTTTAAAGAACTAATGCAAGAGACAAACTGTCAAGCAGAGTGGCTAGAACTAGAAGTAACAGAAGGTAAAATTATGACACACCCTGAAGAATCTATTAAAATACTAAACGAGATTAGTGACTTAGGTATAGAATTAGCAGTAGATGACTTTGGAACTGGATACTCTTCATTAGCATACCTCAAAAGGTTACCAATAGATAAACTAAAAATAGACCAAGCGTTTATAAGAGATTTACCAGACGATGAAGAAGATGCAGTAATTACAAAAGCTGTTATTGCTCTTTCAAAAAGTTTAAATCTCAAAGTAATAGCAGAAGGTGTTGAGACTAAAGAACAAAGAGACTTTTTAGTTGAAAATGGCTGTAAGAAAATTCAAGGATATTTTTATTCTAAACCTATTCCTGCTGATGAGTTAGAGCTTATACTAAGGAATGGGTTTTAA